A stretch of DNA from Myxococcota bacterium:
CCTTCCAGCGCACGACGGTCCCGTAGTCGCCGTAGGGCTGGGGAGCAGGCAACACCACCACGGCTGGCTGACGGGGCTCGCTCTCCCGCACCGGCTCGAGCCCGACGTAGCGTGCCTGCACCTCGGGCGGACCCACCTCCATCGCCGGAGCGAACGCCGCGTTGATGGCCTCTTGGATCTCGGGGACCGCGCGGAAGCTCGACCGCAGGCGCAGCAGCTCGGCGCCGTGTTCGACGAGGTGTTCCTTCGTCTGTTCGTAGATCGCCACGTCTGCGCGTCGGAAACGGTAGATCGACTGCTTCGGATCGCCGACCAGGAAGAGCGCACCGGGCGCCGGCAGCGCAGCGCGCCAGTCGGTCGTTTCGGGATCCTCGGCGGCGAGGAGCATCAGGATCTCGGCCTGGAGCGGATCCGTGTCCTGGAACTCGTCGACGAAGTAGTGGGTGAAGCGCAGCTTCAGGTCGCGTCGGACGGAGCGGTCCTCCCGCAGCAGATCGCGGGCGCGCAAGAGCAGATCCACGAAATCGAGGGAGCCCGTCGCCCGTTTCTGTCGGTCGTAGGCGGCGATCACCGGCTCCAGCTCGGGCTGCAAACAGGCAGCCAGGTCGGCGTCACAATCGTCGATGAGCTGTCGGAGCTGGACCACGAGGGCGTCGCGCTGGGTGAGCACGTCGGTGCGCAGGACACCCTTCGCGAACTCCTTGCGGTTGCGCCCCTTGTAGTGCCACCCCGTGCGGCGATCCCGGGTGAGTTCGCGCAGCTCGGCCTCGAGGGCATCGTGGTCGCGACCTCGGACGGCCTCGCGCAGGCGGTTCTCGGCGACCCAACGCGCCACGTTCTGCAGGTTCTTCGCGAGCCAGTCCTGGGGATCGATCGCGCGTTCCGAGAGCGCGGCCAACGTCTCCAGCCCTTGCATCGCCGTGTCGATCGCGGCTTCGCGGGCGAAGGGGGCGCGCGTCCACCGCGCGGGAAAGTCGCGGTGCTCGACGAGGCTGCGGGCCGCACCGAGCAACGTCTCGCGCGCGCCGCGGGCGGCGGGTCCCCGCGGCCGACGTCGCAGCAGGCGGCGCACCCCTTCGGGCGGATCCGCGAGCGTCGCCTGGAACCAGTCGTCGAAGGCGGCCTCGAGGAAGCGTGCCGAGGCGTCGGGTGCCGCCACCTCGAAGACCGGGTCGACGCCCGCCTCGATCGGACGCTCGCGCAGCAGATCGCCGCAGAACGCGTGGATGGTGGCGATCCGCGCCAGCTCCAGCGTCTCGAGCGCCGCGACGAGCCGCGCGTGCACGGTACCCTCGGGATCGGCGGCCGCACGGGCTCGCTCCAACGCCGCGCGCAGCCGCAGGCGCATCTCGCCGGCCGCCTTGTCGGTGAAGGTGAGCGCGACCACCGCGTCGAGGCGCGCCTTCCCGCTCTCGATCAGCGCGACGATGCGGCCGACCAGCGCGCTGGTCTTTCCCGTACCCGCCGCCGCTTCGACGACGAAGGTGGTATCCAGATCCTCGAGGATCCGACGGCGCTCGGTCGCATCGGCCAGGGGCGCGGTCATGCGAGCTTCCGAACCGCATCGAGCCCGGCGAGGGCCGGCTGCCACTTGCGACGGGTGCGGAGTTCTTCGTAGGGGCCACACACGGCGCGGTAGTCGCACCAGCGGCAGGCGCCCTGCTCCGGGGCGGCTGGCAGGAACGCCTCGTCGAGGGCGGCGCCGACCGCGTCGACCACCTGCTTCGCGCTGTCGCGCGCGCGCGTGTCCAGCGGCACCGCGCGCGAGGTGAACCCGCCGGCGGAGGTGCAGTAGTAGAGCCGACCGCTCTCGACGGCCGCGTCGGGAAACAGCTGCTCGGCCGCGAGCGCGTAGAGCACGGGCTGGAGGGCGTGGCCACCGTCGACGATGCCCCCTGCCGCGAAGCGCTCCTTGCCGGTCTTGTGGTCGGTCACGCGCAGCCGGCCCTCGGCGTGGGTTTCGACCAGATCGATCGACCCGCGCAGCTGCACGCCGACGTCGAGCGGCACCGCCGCGTCGCGGGAACCCGGATCGGCTTCGCGCCGACCGGGCAGTCCGAAGGCCAGCTCGAAGCGCGCCGGCACGTAGCCGCTGTCGTCGAGGCTGGCGCGTCGCAACCACTCGCGCAGATCCGCGCGCACGCCCTCGACGCCGTCCCGCCAGACGCGATCGATCGCTGGCGCCAGCGTATCCGCGTACTCGGCCGCGACCTTCTCGAGCACGCTGTCGAGCGCGTCGCGTGCCTCCCCCAGCGTTTCGGCCGTGACCGGGAGCAGCGACGCCTCCCGGAGCTCGCTCAGCAGCTCGAACTGGGTGTCGTGCACCAGCGAGCCGCGCTGGAGCGGGTCGAGCTCCTCGATCGGCTCGGGGGCTTCGCGCGGTGCGAGACGACAGACCGCGTAGAGAAAGAACTTGTAAGGGCACGAGGCGTAGTGCTGCAGCGCCGTCGCCGAGAAGCTGCGGGCTTCGAGACGGTGCGCCTGCAACGCGTCGCGTCCGGGATCGCCGGGCTTCACGAGACCGTCCGCCACGGTCCAGGCGTCGAGCCAGCGACGCGCACGGAACCGCAGCGCCCGGGCGAGGTGCGGGTTCGCGCCCAGGAGATAGCGGGCCGCGCCTTGACTCTCCCCAGTGTCGCTGCCGTCGAGCAGGGCCAGGCGCGCGAGGTCGTACTCCGCTGCGTCGATCGCGTCTTCCGGCGCTTCGGGCGCGGGCCAACCGAGTCGGGCGGCGCCCTCGCGCTCGGCGCGTCGCGCGAGCCCATCCCAGCTCGGGAGCTCGCCTTCGGCAGCGCGCAGGGCTTCGAGGGCGTAGAAGGACGGCACGCGCGGACGCGAGGCCTCGAGGTCCAGCCGCGGAAACGACAGCACCAGGCCCTCTTCCGCGGCGCCCACGGCCAGGCGCAGCGCCAGGCGTTCGGCCTCGAGCCGCTGTTCGCTGCGCTCGAGCGCCGGCGAGAGCTCGGCCCGCACCGCGTCGAGCAGGATCGGTTCCTCGGAGATCTTCTTCGGAAACACCTTCTCGGCGAGTCCTGGCACGAACACCCGCTCGAAGGATTGGCCGCGCGCGGCTTCGATGGGTGCGACCCAGACGCGGCCGTAGCGCGAGCCGGTGGGCAGCGTCGCGAGCTCCTGCAGGCGCGGCAGCAGCACCGCCTGCACTTCGCGCAGTCCGACCGGGCCGACATCGGCCATCGGTGCCAGCTCGGCGAGCACGGCGAGGCAGCGCTCGGGGCGTCGCAGCGCGCGGGTCGCCAACGCCGAGAGCGCGTCGATCCAGGCGCCCCAGTCGCCACTGCGGGGGAGCGCGGCGAGGTCGGCCACGAGCGGCAGCGCGAAGTCGCGAAGCCGCGCGAGGGCCTCGCGATCGCGGGCGAGGCGGCTCGCCGCCGGCCCGTCGGGATCCTCCAGGGCCTGCGCGCGGCGTTCGAGCTCGGCGTCGAGACCCCGCAGCCGACGCGCCCAGCGGTCGTGCCCGCCGATCACCGACGCGTCGACCAGGAGACGCTCCCAATGCCGCGGCGTGGGCAAGCTACCGCCCGTGTCGTTCGCCTCGGGATCGGCGGCCGCGCTCGCCCGGGCCAGGGAGTCCCCGACACCGCTGTCGTCGGGCGGCACCCAGCGCTCACCGCCGGAGCCGGACTCTGGAGGCGCGCCGGTCGCATCGGGTCCCGGGACTTCGCCGAGGGACAGATACTCGGCAAAGCGACGCGCCGACAAGCCTTCGGCCGCGCAGCTCAAGAGCGCGAGCAAGGCGCGCCCGCTCGGATCGGGCGTGCGCGTTCCACGCGCGAAGTAGGCGGGAACCTCGGCGCGCCGCAGCGCTTCGGACAGAAACGGTCCGTACGCCTCGGGGGCGCGCAGCAGGATCGCCATGCGATCGAAGCGCACCCCCTCTGCCGCCGCGGCGTGAATGCGCCGCGCGATCTCGACGCACTCGCGGCTCTCGCCCGGCGCACTCAGGAGCTGCAGGGCCTCGCAGCGGGTGCCAGGGAGCGGCGCGCTGGGTTCGAAGAGGTGTTGCTGGAGCCCAGCCAACGGGGTCTCGGCGACGTCGAGGCGCTCGGACGGCGTGCCGAGCAGCGGGGCGAAGGCGGCTTCGGCGCGTCCGTCGCCGGCGGGCAGGGTCGCCAGGCAGTGGGGCGCACGTGCCACGAGCGCCGCGAGCCACGCCTGCTGCGGCTGACTCGGCGCGGGCAGGTCCAGGAAGAGCAGCGAGGCGGGTCGGCCGCTGGACTTCGCGTCGGCCGCGAAGCGCTCCACCTGTGCCCGGTCGGCCAGGCCGGCTTCTTCGAGGGCGGCTGCGTAGCCGCGCGCGATCGCCGCGAGCTCGGGAATGCGCGACTCCACGCGGTCGGCACCGACGCCAGCGGCGGCCAGCTCGTCGAGCACCCGCGCCAGCGCCCGGGCGAGACCGGGCCCCTGGGCCGCCTCGCGAAACCGCCCCAGCTCGCCGGCGTCCGCGAGTCGATGCACGACGCGGGCGGTCACGGCCTCGGCGGCGATCGCTCCGATCGGAACCCGGCCGAGCTCGGCCAGTCCCAGCAGAGCCGTGTCGACGGCGAGCCGCGGCAACGTGGTCGCTTCCCACCCGAACGCCCCGCCCTGTTCGGTCGCCACGTGGCGGATGAGTTCCGCCGACGCGTCCTGGGAGGCGCCGATCACCCACACCGGCTCGGCGGGGGCGCGTGCAGCCAGCCAGGCGCGGGCCCGGACGAGACGCGTCCCGGACTGGGTCGAAGTCACCAGCGCGCGCGTCATGGGCGCAGGGTACCTCGCTCGGCGTGGCGGCGAGGACGGAGTGCAGTAGCGTCCGCGGCGAAGACGCTCCCGGCTGTCGGAGCGTGGCGAAGGCCGTCGGGGGAACGCGAAGCCGGATGCAGCGCGAGGCGATGATCGCTCGGGTCTCGAACGAAGGGTTCGAGATCATCGTGATCGGCGGCGGCGCCACCGGCCTCGGCATCGCCGTCGATGCCGCGAGTCGGGGCTATCGCACCCTGCTGCTCGAGGCCCACGACTTCGCCCAGGGCACCTCGAGCCGCAGCACGAAGCTGGTTCACGGCGGCGTCCGCTACCTCGAGCAGCTGAACTTCTCGCTGGTGAGCGAGGCGCTGCGCGAACGCGGCCTGCTCTACCGCAACGCGCCTCATCTCGTCCACAACCTGGGGTTCGTGGTCCCGCGCTATCGCTGGTGGGAAGGACCGTTCTACGGCATCGGGCTCAAACTCTACGACGCTCTCGCCGGCGACCTGAACCTCGCGACGAGCCGCGGACTCGATCGCGACGAGACCGTCGAGGCGATTCCCAACGTCGAACAGGAAGACCTGGTCGGCGGCACCATGTACCACGACGCTCAGTTCGACGACGCGCGCATGGCGCTCCACCTGGCGATGACCGCAGCCGACCACGGCGCCGTCGTGCTCAACCACATGGAGGTGGTCGAGCTGCTCAAGGCCGGAGACGACGGCGCCACCTGCGGCGTCGTCGCCCGCGACGCCGAGACGGGAGCGCTCCACCGCGTGCTGGCGAAGGTCGTGATCAACGCGACGGGGATCTTCTCGGACAACGTGCGCTGGCTCGACGCCCCGGACGCCACGCGCATGACCTCGCCGAGCCAGGGCATTCACCTGGTGCTCGATTCGTCGTTCCTGCCGGGCAACAACGCGATCATGGTGCCCCATACCGACGATGGACGCGTTCTCTTCGTGATTCCCTGGCACGGCCGCATGCTGGTCGGGACGACCGACACGCCCATGGCGGAAGCCGAGCTCGAACCCCGCGCGCTGCCCGACGAGATCGACTTCGTGTTGCGCAATGCCAGTCGCTACCTCACCAAGGACCCGGGCCCGGAAGACGTGTTGTCGGTGTTTGCGGGACAGCGACCGCTCGTGAAAGCCGAAGGCACCGCCACCAAGAAGATCTCCCGCGAACACGAGGTCTTCGTCAGCAACTCGGGGCTCGTGACCGTGCTCGGTGGCAAGTGGACGACCTATCGGAAGATGGCCGAAGACGCGATGGTCGACGCGATCGCCGTGGGCGGGCTCCCGTCACGGCCCTGCGTGACCGAGGAGCTGAAGCTCCACGGCTGGATCGACCGGGACGACGATGGCCAGCCGGAGCTCGAAGCCCTGCGCGCCTACGGCTCGGACCAGACGCAGATCGAAGCCATCGTCGCGAAGGAGCCCGGGCTTGCGGATCCCCTCTTCGAGGGACTGCCCTACCACGGTGGGCACGTGGTCTTCGCGGCGCGGGAAGAGATGGCGCGGACCGTCGAAGACGTGCTCTCGCGCCGCACCCGACTCCTGCTGCTCGATGCGCGGGGCGCGATGCGCGCGGCCCCCCGCACAGCGGCGCTGCTGGCCCGCGAGCTCGACCGCGACACTGCGTGGGCCGACGCCGAGGTGGAGCGCTTCGAGGCTCTCGCCCGGGGCTACCTGATCGACGCCTGACCCGCGCATCGAGGCCGCGGCGTATACTGGCGCGATGGCGCTGGCAGACACCCACCCCTTCGATCCGGGGGTCCTCGCGGAGCCCCACGCCTTCGACCGGCAGCTCCGCGCGGAAGCCCCCGTCTACCGTGACCCCCATACCGGCCTCTTCCTGGTCGCCTCTCACGCCTTCGTCCTCGAAGCCGTGCGCGACACCGAGACCTTCTCCAACCGCTTCGCGGCGGCCATGGGTGGCGGCGGTGGCGAGGAGATCGACCCGGAGCTCGCCACCCTGCGGGCCGAGTCCCACCCGGCGGTCGACACCATGCTCACGGCCGACCCGCCCGAGCACAAGCGCTTCCGCGGCCTGGTCAACAAGGCGTTCACCCCGCGGCGCATTCAAGGCATCCACCAGGAGATGCGGAAGCTCTGTGAGAGCTTCATCGACGACCTCTTGCCGCGCGGCACCTGCGAAGCCCTGAACGACTACGGCGTGCGCCTACCTCTCACGATCATCGCCGACCAGCTCGGTGTCCCGCGCCAGGACCTCCCGAGCTTCAAGCGCTGGACCGACGGCTTCACCGCCCAGCTCTCGGGACTCGCGGTCGGCGAAGACGCCATCGAAGCGCAGCGGCGCATCCTCGAGTTCCAGCGCTACTTCGAGAGCCGCGTCGAAGAAGCCGGACGCAATCCGCGCGAAGACATCCTCTCGGACCTGGTGCGCGCCCGTCTCGAAGGCGAGCGCCCGCTCGACATGGCCGAGAGCCTCTCGATCCTGCAGCAGCTGCTCGTCGCCGGAAACGAGACGACGGCAAACGCGATCGCCGAGGGGCTGCTGCTGCTCGTGCGCAACCCCGACGTCGCGGCCCGACTGCGCAGCGACCCGAGCGCGACGCCGCGCTTCGTCGAGGAAGTGCTGCGCCTGGCCTCGCCCACCCAGAACATGTGGCGACGCGTGAAGCGCGACACGGTGCTCGGCGGCGTCGAGATTCCCGAGGGCAGCATGGTGCTCCTGCGCTACGGCGCCGCGAACCGGGATCCCGAGGTGTTCCCGTCGCCCGACGCCGTCGACCTCGACCGGGACAACCACAGCGCCCATCTCGCCTTCGGTCACGGCATCCACTTCTGCCTCGGCGCGATGCTCGCGCGCAAGGAGATGCAGGTGGCCTTCGACGTCTGGCTCGAACGCGTCGGGCACTTCGACACAGCCCCGGACTTCACGCCGCGCTACCGGCCGAGCATCCTCTTGCGCGGCCTCGAAGAACTGCCCCTCACCGTCGCTGCAGCCTGACCGACCCCGCCGACTAGTCCTCGAGGGCGAGCAGCTCGTCGACGGTCTGGCGGCGCCGGATCACGCGCGGTTCACCGCCCTCGACGAGGATCTCGGGCGCCAGAGGTCGCGTGTTGTAGTTGCTGGCCATCGAGGACGCGTAGGCCCCCGCGTCGCGGATCACGACGAGGTCGCCAACTGCGGTATCGGGCAGATCGCGCGGCACCACGACGCCCCCCTCTTCCTGGGTGAAGACGTCGCCCGATTCGCAGAGCGGACCCGCCACGACCGTGGGCTGTGTCGGCTCTGCGAGCACGTTGCCGGCGCGCAGGACCTCGATCTCGTGATAGGCGCCGTACATCACGGGGCGCGCCAGATCGTTGAAGCCGGCGTCCACGACGATGAAGCGATTCGGGCCCTCGCGCTTCACCGCGCGCACCCGGGCGACGAGACTCCCGGCCTCCGCGATCAGGTAGCGGCCGGGTTCGATCTCGAGATGCACGGGGTGCCCCACCAGGCCTTCGATGCGCTGGCGCGCCTCGTGCCAGAGCCGATAGAGCGCCTGGGTATCGAAGGGCGGGGTCTCGCTCTTGTTCTGATAGGGGATCGGCAGGCCGCCGCCTCCCGAGATGGCGCGCACGTCGACACCGAGGGCGCGCACCTGTTCGACCATCGCGTCGCAGACGCGGCGCAGGTGTTCGAAATCGGTGCCCGACCCGATGTGCATGTGCAGACCGACCAGATCGAGTCGGTACTTCTCGACGTGGCGGAGCGCCTCGTCGAGGTAGGCATGCCAGACCCCGTGCTTGCTCCACTCGCCACCCGTGTTGGTCTTGCGGCTGTGCCCGTGGCCGAAACCCGGGTTCACGCGGATCCAGACCGGATGTCCGGTTGCACGGCGCCCGAGCTGCTCGAGCACGTCCGCCGAGCCGGCGTTCACCGGGATCTGGTGCTCGATCACGCAATCGAGGGTGGCGTCGTCGATCAGGTCGGCGGTGTAAACCACGCCCGCCGGTTCGGTGGTGCCCGAGAAACCAGCGCGCAGGGCCCGCTGGATCTCCCCCAGCGAGACCGCGTCGACGCAGGCGCCGCCCTCGCGCAGCAAGCGGAGGAGATGGACGTTCGAACTCGCCTTCTGGGCGTAGCGCACGACGTCGAAGTCGGAGAGCGAGGCCAGTCGGGCGCGGACGACGTCGGCGTCGTAGACGAAGTACGGCGTGCCGTGGGCTTCGGCGAGCCGTTCGAGGAGCGGGGGATCGAGGGGCATGGCGGCCAGTGTATCCGACTCCCGAGAGCCGCCAGCACCAGCCAGAGGCCCCGCTAGACCCGCTCGACTCCCAGCTGCAGACGCTCGCCGTCGATCGTCGCCTCGTGGAGTTCGGCTCCGGCGGGAGGCGCCGCACCGACGTGCACCTCGACGGCCAGGGTCTCGCGCCCGAGCTCCTCCGAGCGCGGGCGCACCGCGGCGAGCACGCGCTCCGCCCCGTCCAGATGCAGCCGAATGCGACCGGTGTACTCGAGATCGAGCTGCTTTCGGAAGCTCTGGACGCGGTTCAGTACCTCGCGGAAGAGTCCTTCTTCGCGCAGGGCGTCGTCGAGGGTCGTGTGGAGCACCACGACCCCCGCCTTCCCGGCGGCCGCCGCGAAGCCTTCCTTCGCTTCGAGGGAGACCGCGATCTCGTCGGGCCCGAGGGTGAGCGTGTCGCCCTCGAAGGGCAGCGCGATCTCGCCGTTCGCCTCGAACTCGCGCAGCAGCGCCGCACCGTCGGCTTCCGCCAGTGCCGCCTTCAGCTTCGGCATCTGCTTGCCGACGCGAGGCCCCAGCGCCCGGAAGTTCGGCTTCACCTGGTAGGTGACGTAGGCCGACGCGTCGTCGGCGATACGCAGGACGTGCACGTTGAGCTCGTCGCGAATCAGCCCCTCGTGGGCGAGCACGCGCGGGGCGAGCTCGGCGTCGGCCAGCGCGATCTCTGCCGCCGACAGGGGCTGACGAACGCGCAGCTTGTTGGCGGTGCGCACCTGGAGCCCCGACGAGACGATCTCGCGCACGGCCGCCATCTCCTGGGAGAGCGCCTCGTCGATCGCCGCGGTGTCGGGCTCGGGATAATCGGTGAGATGCACACTCTCGGCGGCATCGGAATCGACGCGGGTGACGAGGTTCTGCCAGATCTCTTCGGTCGCGAAGGGCAGGAAGGGCGCCAGCAGCTGCGACAGCGTGGTGAGGCATTCGTAGAGCGTCCAGTGGGCGTCGAGCTTGTCGGCCTCGAGGCCGGGAGCCCAGAAACGATCGCGCGAGCGCCGCACGTACCAGTTCGAGAGCGCGTCGACGAAGTCGGTGAGCGCGCCGGTGGCCTCGTAGACGAAGAAGTCGTCCATCTGCGCGCGAACGGTGCGCGTCGTGAGGGCGAGCTCCGAGAGGATCCAGCGGTCGAGGAGGGAACGCTCGGCGGCGGGACGGCGGCCCGCGACGCACGCGCCGGCGGTGGGATCGAAGCCGTCGATGTCGGCATAGATCGTGAAGAACGCGTAGACGTTGCGCAGCTTGAGCGGAAGCTCGCGCTGGGCCGCCCGCACGCCGGACAGGGAGTGACGGGTGGGGTTCCAGGGCGGGTTCTGGGAGTAGAAGAACCAGCGGAAGGCGTCGGCACCGGGCGCCGGCGAGCTGGGATCATCGACCCAGAGCTTCGCATCGGCGGGCAGCGCCGGAACCTCCCGCGGCAGGATCGTCTCGTCCGCCGGCTTCGCCTTCACCGCCAATGCGGTGGCGTCGGCGGCTGACAGCTGGATCACGCGGCGGGGGATCTTCGCCGGGCGCGCCTCGAGCTCGATCGCCGCGTCGGGGCGATCGTCCCGGTAGACGCGCACCTTTGCGGCGTCGCCATGAAGGTCGAGACCCTCGTAGTCCTCGCGCGGCAGCAGGGCGACGCCCACGTCGACCGGATCGGCAGACTCGACGACGGCGAACTCGAGCCGCACCTGGTCGAGGATCACTTCCGGGGGCGTGTAGTTGCCCTTGCTCTTCGATTCCTTCTTCCCGTAGCGGTCCGCGACGTGCCCGAGCACGATGCAGCTCTTGTAGGGATGGGGCTTCGTCTCCTCGGGGAAGAGCAGGGTCGAGATCCAGAGCAGGGAGTTGAACCAGCCGCGGGTCTGGTCGATCGCCTCGGAGATGAAATCGGCGGGGAAGCTCGCCTCGAACTCCTCGCGGTTCTGGTGCGGATAGCCCCACTGGGCGAAAGGCATCGAGCCCGAGTCGAACCAGGCATCGATCACCTCGGGCACGCGCCGGTAGACGCCGGGCTCACCCTCGCGCGTCCAGGTGACCTGATCGATCCAGGGCTTGTGCACCAGGAGGTGCGGTGAGAGTTCGGGATCCTTCTCACGGGCCGCTTCGAAGGCGGCGAATGCGTCGGGGTTGCGCTCGAGGATCTGGGCGACCGAGCCGGGTGCTTCCGCACGCCCCGTCTCGTCGTTCACCCAGATGTTGAGCGGCGTGCCCCAGAAGCGCTCGCGAGAGAGTGCCCAATCGATGTTGTTGCGCAGGAAGTCCCCGAAGCGCCCCTCCTGGATGTGCTCGGGGAGCCAGCGGATCGCCCGGTTGTTCTCGAGGCAGGCGTCGACGTGGGCCGTGGTCCGTACGTACCAGGCGGGGCGGGCGTACTGGATCAACGGATCGTCGTCGGAACGCACGCAGAAGGGGTAGTCGTGCCGGATCTGCTCGGCGTGCCACAAGAGACCTGCCTCGCGCAGCGCGCGGGTCAGGTCGCGGTCGGCGTCCTTCACCCAGGTACCGGCGTAGTGGGCTTCCGCCACCTCGGGGTCGAAGCTGCCGTCGGGGCGCACTGCGCACAGCAGCGGCAGCGTGGGGTCCGTCTCGCGCTCCTTCCCCAGGAGCTCGAAGTCCACCTCACCGAAGGCCGGCGCGATGTGGACGACCCCCGTACCAGCGTCGAGCTCGACGAAGTCGGCGGGCACCACGCGCCACAGACCGGCGTCGGCGTGGGTTTTGCGGAACCAGTCGAAGGGAGGACGATAGCCGCGGCCCACCAGGGACTCTCCCGAGCAGATGCGCTCGACGGGGAGCTCGCGGCCGATCTTTTCCTGGAGAGTCTCGCGAAGCGCCGCCGCCACGATGACCCGCTTCTCTCCGTCGTGGACGATCGCGTACTCCTCCGCCGGGTTCACGGCGGCGAAGCTGTTCGAAGGGAGCGTCCAGGGCGTGGTGGTCCAGACCAACAGGGAGGTGTCCGGATCGTCCTCGAGCGGGAAACGCACGTAGACCGAGGGGTCGTCGACCGTGCGATAGCCCTCGCCCACCTCGGCCGCCGAGAGCACCGTGCCCCCCTGGGCCCACCACCACACCACCTTGTGTCCCTGATAGAGGAGCCCGCGCTCGAAGAGCTGGGACAACGCCCACCACACGCTCTCGACATAGGACTGGTGGTAGGTGACGTACGCATCGCCCATGTCGAGCCAGAAACCGAGCTTCTCGGTGAAGCCTTGCCATTCTTCGGTGTAGCGGAAGACGCTGTCGAGACAGCGACGCACGAAGGGCTCGACGCCGTAGTCGACGATCGCGTCCTTGCCGGAGATCCGGAGCTCCTTCTCGACCTCGATCTCGACAGGCAGCCCGTGTGTGTCCCAACCGGCCCGGCGCGGCACGTGATAGCCGCGCATCGCCTTGTAGCGCGGGATCACATCCTTCATCACGCGGGTGAGCGCGTGGCCGTTGTGGGGCATCCCGTTGGCGGTGGGCGGACCTTCATAGAACACGAAGCGCGGCGCATCGCGACGCAGCGCGA
This window harbors:
- a CDS encoding PD-(D/E)XK nuclease family protein gives rise to the protein MTRALVTSTQSGTRLVRARAWLAARAPAEPVWVIGASQDASAELIRHVATEQGGAFGWEATTLPRLAVDTALLGLAELGRVPIGAIAAEAVTARVVHRLADAGELGRFREAAQGPGLARALARVLDELAAAGVGADRVESRIPELAAIARGYAAALEEAGLADRAQVERFAADAKSSGRPASLLFLDLPAPSQPQQAWLAALVARAPHCLATLPAGDGRAEAAFAPLLGTPSERLDVAETPLAGLQQHLFEPSAPLPGTRCEALQLLSAPGESRECVEIARRIHAAAAEGVRFDRMAILLRAPEAYGPFLSEALRRAEVPAYFARGTRTPDPSGRALLALLSCAAEGLSARRFAEYLSLGEVPGPDATGAPPESGSGGERWVPPDDSGVGDSLARASAAADPEANDTGGSLPTPRHWERLLVDASVIGGHDRWARRLRGLDAELERRAQALEDPDGPAASRLARDREALARLRDFALPLVADLAALPRSGDWGAWIDALSALATRALRRPERCLAVLAELAPMADVGPVGLREVQAVLLPRLQELATLPTGSRYGRVWVAPIEAARGQSFERVFVPGLAEKVFPKKISEEPILLDAVRAELSPALERSEQRLEAERLALRLAVGAAEEGLVLSFPRLDLEASRPRVPSFYALEALRAAEGELPSWDGLARRAEREGAARLGWPAPEAPEDAIDAAEYDLARLALLDGSDTGESQGAARYLLGANPHLARALRFRARRWLDAWTVADGLVKPGDPGRDALQAHRLEARSFSATALQHYASCPYKFFLYAVCRLAPREAPEPIEELDPLQRGSLVHDTQFELLSELREASLLPVTAETLGEARDALDSVLEKVAAEYADTLAPAIDRVWRDGVEGVRADLREWLRRASLDDSGYVPARFELAFGLPGRREADPGSRDAAVPLDVGVQLRGSIDLVETHAEGRLRVTDHKTGKERFAAGGIVDGGHALQPVLYALAAEQLFPDAAVESGRLYYCTSAGGFTSRAVPLDTRARDSAKQVVDAVGAALDEAFLPAAPEQGACRWCDYRAVCGPYEELRTRRKWQPALAGLDAVRKLA
- a CDS encoding glycerol-3-phosphate dehydrogenase/oxidase — protein: MQREAMIARVSNEGFEIIVIGGGATGLGIAVDAASRGYRTLLLEAHDFAQGTSSRSTKLVHGGVRYLEQLNFSLVSEALRERGLLYRNAPHLVHNLGFVVPRYRWWEGPFYGIGLKLYDALAGDLNLATSRGLDRDETVEAIPNVEQEDLVGGTMYHDAQFDDARMALHLAMTAADHGAVVLNHMEVVELLKAGDDGATCGVVARDAETGALHRVLAKVVINATGIFSDNVRWLDAPDATRMTSPSQGIHLVLDSSFLPGNNAIMVPHTDDGRVLFVIPWHGRMLVGTTDTPMAEAELEPRALPDEIDFVLRNASRYLTKDPGPEDVLSVFAGQRPLVKAEGTATKKISREHEVFVSNSGLVTVLGGKWTTYRKMAEDAMVDAIAVGGLPSRPCVTEELKLHGWIDRDDDGQPELEALRAYGSDQTQIEAIVAKEPGLADPLFEGLPYHGGHVVFAAREEMARTVEDVLSRRTRLLLLDARGAMRAAPRTAALLARELDRDTAWADAEVERFEALARGYLIDA
- a CDS encoding cytochrome P450, producing MALADTHPFDPGVLAEPHAFDRQLRAEAPVYRDPHTGLFLVASHAFVLEAVRDTETFSNRFAAAMGGGGGEEIDPELATLRAESHPAVDTMLTADPPEHKRFRGLVNKAFTPRRIQGIHQEMRKLCESFIDDLLPRGTCEALNDYGVRLPLTIIADQLGVPRQDLPSFKRWTDGFTAQLSGLAVGEDAIEAQRRILEFQRYFESRVEEAGRNPREDILSDLVRARLEGERPLDMAESLSILQQLLVAGNETTANAIAEGLLLLVRNPDVAARLRSDPSATPRFVEEVLRLASPTQNMWRRVKRDTVLGGVEIPEGSMVLLRYGAANRDPEVFPSPDAVDLDRDNHSAHLAFGHGIHFCLGAMLARKEMQVAFDVWLERVGHFDTAPDFTPRYRPSILLRGLEELPLTVAAA
- the lysA gene encoding diaminopimelate decarboxylase, with the translated sequence MPLDPPLLERLAEAHGTPYFVYDADVVRARLASLSDFDVVRYAQKASSNVHLLRLLREGGACVDAVSLGEIQRALRAGFSGTTEPAGVVYTADLIDDATLDCVIEHQIPVNAGSADVLEQLGRRATGHPVWIRVNPGFGHGHSRKTNTGGEWSKHGVWHAYLDEALRHVEKYRLDLVGLHMHIGSGTDFEHLRRVCDAMVEQVRALGVDVRAISGGGGLPIPYQNKSETPPFDTQALYRLWHEARQRIEGLVGHPVHLEIEPGRYLIAEAGSLVARVRAVKREGPNRFIVVDAGFNDLARPVMYGAYHEIEVLRAGNVLAEPTQPTVVAGPLCESGDVFTQEEGGVVVPRDLPDTAVGDLVVIRDAGAYASSMASNYNTRPLAPEILVEGGEPRVIRRRQTVDELLALED